The Dysidea avara chromosome 11, odDysAvar1.4, whole genome shotgun sequence genome includes the window TAGGTGCCATTGTAGCCAACAGGCGTTCCATCCCTTCAACCTCTGTCCTTTTGTGCGCTAACTTGCTTTGTCGCTGGTGTTCCTGAATCTTTTTATCTACAAATTCATCCTCTGCTTTATCTATCTCATTATCCAGTTGGTTTAATGTATCTCTGTCTTTCTGAATCTCCTTCCGTTTGTCATTAATTTTCTTCTTACACTCTTGCTCATTTTTACTGAGAGATTGTATAACACTGTCCAAGTGTTTTATTTGATTTTCTAGTGACTCATGTTCATCGTGAATTCTCTTCCACACACTCTCAGCTTTATTCTTGTTCTTCTTTGTCTCCAAATAGTGCTTCCTAGCAACTCCATAGAACTAATATGTAAAAAGATGGAACATAATGTTTAGAAAtttatgagaagccatatactAATACACACACAAGCTTTTCATATCATTAAAATGGCTGAGCATTTGGTTACATGGGATATATAAACTATAGTGATGTTCTATTAGCACCTTGAAAACAAGCCATGCAAATGGGCAGATGTAGCTACATTGTTGACAAGTACCGTGTAGGAATCTTCCTCAAAACTATAACTTGTAGAATGGATTATGCATTTGACATACAATTTCTTGCAAATTAAGTATAATTTCTTGTCAACTTAATCAGTAACAAACCCTAAACCTTCCATTATTCTTAAAACCTTCTCTAATGACTGTTTCTGAATAGTTGTGGAAAATTTTATATGCCCAATGTTGTCCAGTGAGGGAAAAATATGTTCGCATATAAGGTtagtatattatacatgtaacttttaataaataaaaatcttCTTTAGTACACAAAAATCACTGGCAAAAAGACAGGCAACAATGCCCAAGAAAAGGCGAAACTGACAAACTGTTGATAACAAGAAAGCAATTTCTGTATCCCTTTACTGTTCTGCTAGAACTCTGTAAAATGAAGCAAAAAATGATTTATAATAAAATCCCACCCTTTGGGACCACAAAGCATTTGGACAAATTCACATATCCAGAGTTGTGTGTGGAAAACCACAAAACAATGGAAAAGAAAACTACATGACAAGTAAACTCAGATACTCTCAACGAACCTTCCAACTTCTCTTTTCTATCAGAATTCTCAAACAGGTAATAGCATGTTGCCATTCCCTGGCTTGAGACACATCATTTTCAATCATTTGGTTATCCCTTGTTTTCTTCTCCAATAACTCCTCCTTCCCCTGAAGTGTCTTCTGTAGGTACAAAACACATTAACAAGTGAGCCTAACACTGTCACATACATAGATATCTTTGTGACCAGTTTTCATGTTCTTCAATTTCTGATGCAACTCAAATATTTCAGTAGTGCCAACCTATATAACCCAGAGCATTAAATATTTTTTTCTTAAAATGTGTTAGGTTTGGCTTACTGTTTTTTCTGTTTCTTCTAACACTTCGTAGCTGTTCATCCTCGCAAACTCAACCACCATATCCTGTAAGACAATGACACAAGATAATTAATTTTGGAATCCACAAAGAAAATGCAACACTACCTGAGGCAAGAACTGACACTTGTTTGCTATTTGTACATTCATGTCACTAACAACCTCCTTAACCTGGTAAGAAGAAGAGATTACTGGAGAATCTGTACCAATTTTCTTACCTCTTTCAGTTGACAGCTCTTACCATTTAATATCCAGGTAGAGCTATTATTATCACAATGGATTTGCCTCTGAATAACAGGGTTGTGCCCAGATGGATTAAACAATTCTATTTCAATAAATGCTTCAGATTTACCATACTTCACAAAATCTTTTAACTATTGATACAAAAGACAAGATACAGTGTTAAGAGAAATGCCAATTCAAGGTACGGACCTCTTTTGCTCTCCCTAGCAAATTTGGGTTGCCTGCCAGTCCCAAACATATTCCACACATAATACTGGACTTGCCAGATCCATTAGCACCGGCTATCACATTCAGTTTAGCTCCAGGGATCAACTCTACATCATCAAATGTCAAGTGAAAACACAATATAAAGAGGAAGACATGTAAACGCTGTACAGCTATAGTTTCTTAGGGACACCTAGTTTTGTTAAATTCTTGCAAGAGGGATTCTGCACAAAATATTAGGCCTGCCAATTCAGAGGATAAAAGATTTCATGACGATTAGTAATACTACAGCACAAAAAGCAAGccaaatacagctagtgcagaGGCACGACAGACAAGTAtgcattttacaggaaccaagaaaatgcagTTTTTATGCATCTGTACCTCGATAGTGCCTGGATGGAATTAACCAGATTTGCCATGGAACCCCCTCGAGGTAGGGCACCTCTTATTTCAAATCTGAGTTGAATTCACCTATTCATCACTGAGATGTGCTCCTTCATAGTTCATCTTATTCTCTTCATATTTTTTTACTTAATCAACTTACTTCTTTTTCTCTTTGCACTCTTTAGAAAAATCTCAATAACATGCATGTGCTTTAGTCAAGTTGCTTCAAATTAGGAGAGCAGTAAGAGCATACTGCAGCACATCTACAGTCCAAGATTGACTTAAGAACAAGGGAATAATGAAAATTACAAAAGctatttgttgtcacgcctacagggtaatccgcttggcagaataacttgaaaatagGTCTGTACATGAAGAAGTAACTAAAGTTCTAGTATAGTACACTAGAATGGTAAATCTCACAAATCTATCAGTGGAAACTCTAGATAGTTCTACAACATTCTATATGCATTGTATTAGAAGTGCTCagcaaaaatgtgtgctctattagagtactacagaAATATTATAATAGACTGTATCAAGGAACACAATAGCATTGTGTGGCCAATTAGCACAGTTTGTGTGGGCGCGCAACACATAAGTGTGTATAGTACAACTTGTAAAGAAAATATCATTTTCATGTATCCATAGCTTGATAGAGCCTGAATGGTAATTAACCATTTTGCTGTTGAAACTTTCTCAGGATAGGGCACCCCCCATTCCAAATTCAAGTCCAATTCAGCCAGCCATCACTGACATATGAGCCTATAAGTTCATCTCATTTTCTCCATATTTTTTTTTCTTAACCTTCTTCTAATTCTTTTTCATTttaatcaagtcaccatgtagagagttcagttacaaacaaatcactctgtgccttgtaaaatcaccctgtacaagtcaccctaatagcTACATGATAATCATTTTATTCAGGTTCAAATTTATGATAAATACATAGATTCACATAAATAACAGTCTTTGGTGATTCCTTTAGTAAAGGGGAAAAACAATTTAAAAGGCCAGCCATGGGCtagctttggaacttgcaattacaaaaagaggTGATAACTatttataccaaaacagccaatctgtgaATAAAGTGTGCAGCCCTGCATAAAGAAAAAAAGGTATGAGGTAGTGACCTTGttcattaaaaatgattggtattagcatcattgtagccatttcttgaacgtcacttttgatttcataacttctTTCACCCTAGCCTTTTTgaagggccgcacccttttttcacagctgggTTGCTTTGGTCAGCTGCACGTATGGTATGACTCTTACAGAAAATTGTGAAGTCTGATTCTGACAATTGAGCCTTTCAGGTATTCTTCCTTTGGCTTCTTTTCAGCTGCTCCTGCTGGTGATTGTGTTTTGAGACGTTTTACTCCACCTACATGTAGTGAGGTGAAAGTGATATATACGACAAAATATAACATACTTTGTTGATTTATTTTCTAATGTATACAATATAGGTTGCTGTACTTAGTGGCTATGTCAAATAGAGCAAACTTATGTATTTCAGGTCCCATTTTTTTCTTTGGTCCCAAACATGGCCATATGCAGAAGTAACATCAGCCACTCATTAAATCCAATTTTGTTCTACCTGTCAGTAGGTTCTTGCAGTTGTGCTATAATATATACAACCTTAGAAGCAGATGCATGACAATAGTATGCAGTGCCATGTACTATGATACATATGTACTGGTGTATACAGTACGAGGTAAAAACACCACAGAATGCCGTATGTTAAGTGATATCATCAAGTGGTCATCTTTGCACATTGTACAGTAAAATTCAAATACTCatactgactgatactaacTCTGTATTTATTCAGTCTTACTCTGTCTTGGAACAAATTTTTTGAGGCAAAACTAGATTACTATAGTCAGTATGAGTCCTGAGTCCTGCCAAAAACAGttatatcaaagaggtgaacatatGCTCACTCCCAATtgtttgtactggaacaagcatgttttcatgttgtaaacatgtttgcacgcCTGAATCATCCAtgctaaatgtatgggatatttttaaagcctcataacctacttgttcttgcccatatcaaagtgcttttttgacTATTAGTTCCAgcgtttaaagggcttcacagtgctactaaatgtttgggcagctagcccatgtaacaagaattattaacaagaaacaaggacTCAGGTGAACGCCAACTGACTATATTATAGTAGTAGCTAGTTCATTACTGTGCAAATTTCAACAGAATTTGAGTAATAGTCCCAAGATGGTCTCAAGACAAAGTAATACAGAGTAAAATACAGAGTTAGCATCGGTATATGGGCTAACCTCCTGATCTGCATCGTCATTAGCAAAAGTTCataatacagtggtccctctattCGTAACTATTGTCCAAACTCATTGGGtgagttcagataatcaaaaaatTTGGATACAGAGCAAAGCGCTTTTAGCAAGAATAAttaagctgaaaatcagtgtgtggATACCTCAAACTTTTCATTGTTTGGAAGAAATCAAGGTAAATACCATGAAGATACAGTGCAAAAACCAACAGAATGTAACAATCACATCATCAAGGTTTGCTGTTAAAAAACGATTACTTGCCAATccatgcctaccagacaaaccgctcagagaatgagctgaaaattggtgaaCAGATGGATTAAGAAAGGCTTTTAAGGTGGATGTGAAGCCACTGAGTCATAACACAAAAACCAACTACTGgcagcaagatcaagatactctaatagtgcagtcatcctaataaagcagtcagttaatcaccttgtagagaaatcagctctcttataagtcatcctgtatggagttcaactacaaacaagtcacctgtagagagttcagctaagttacaagtcatcctgtagaaagttcagctacattaccaGTCACActattatttttcgtgaataatgaTTAATAACTCCACAACCTTTAATTGTATTCCACCCAAACTTTGTGCCAAGATTCGCCTTTAAAACCCAtcttatgtgtgccaaatttcaaggcaatcaaacAATGAGTTTGCGATTCATAGCAGGTTttataagtgtgtgaaaagacaaagaaaaatAGAAAACAAAAACCAAAGAAATAGCCAGTTTCATATcttgggaatgcttgaagcaattttgctcaaacttAGTGTGTGGACTACTGAAGATGGAGGCAATCTCTACAGTAAAAATTGTCTCATTTCATAAAGAGAGCATGGAGATACATAGGCATGAAAATCGAGTTATTGCTCTTCCTGTCAATAACAAAATGGTGTGACATaacagcttcttgggccacacgacacactacccaTGAATTAATTGCACTCTGTCATTTGTGGAGGTGTTAATTTGATCAAAGCATAACATGTTTTTCCAGGCTATAATGTTGTCAGTCttcatattatgaactcttcaCCCTTTGTCCTAGGAGAGTAAGTAGAATTCGAGGAAAACGGAAACGGGACAGAAAGGAATAGAAACGACCAatgaaaatgcctgataaaggtcgTCATGTAATATACAGGTAGGATTAGGTAAGATTTTACAGCGCTATGtatctttgcagcattgttagATCCTTTTGCTAAAAcaatcgaaacactctaatagagtagtcacttgcAATAAaatcctctaatagagcagtcgtgaATGTTTTGTTAACTTGAATTGGtggactatagctgtcatagattaggtatgTAGACTAGCTAAGTAATCAATatattgaaagttagctactcctttgaaaccataaacattttaaaCTACTCAACTAGCTATTGACATTAAAGTAATACTGATGAAAACTGAGATTCACAAAGCACCCTATAATTAACCAACAGTGTCTATTATAGGCTTCAAAATTACACCTACTGCTTCCAGATAAGAAGTCATATGATGGGATCATGCATCAGCACTGGTATATGTTTTGTCAAATTAAACTGAAATGTCTCCAAGAGGACTCCTCATGACTGCTTAGTCTCCTCATTGGAGACATGCACCTACACATACTGCAGCTACCACATACCCATAATGTGACTTTTTTGAGGTTGTAGGTACAACTTCCCGATCTATATGCATGCCTTGCAtgtcagttaattagaatcCTTTGTAGCAGCCTATGAtgttttaaattttatggtttcaagggagtagctaactttcaatgttgatgacttaCCTAGTCTATATATACCTAAGGtatgacagctatagcccaTCAATTCATAGGCCATCAATGTAAGATTctggtgggatagttaacaaaacattcttgactgctctattagaatattaatttttatgtaagtgactgctctattagagtatttcgatgttTTTAATGAAAGGatccaaacaatgctgcaaGGACACATTGCGCTGTAAAATCCTACCTACTCCAACCTGTATATTGCAtaatgacctttatcaggcattttccgtggGTCGTTCCTGTTCCTACTTTCCGTTTCCATCCCGTTCTCGTTTCCCTCAAATCAGGGTGACATgttttcatacacacaaaccAGGTTTGCACCCACACCCAGCTATGTATTAAATTTACTTACGTTTATCATCTTGACATGATGGCATGACAGGTGACAGTGCAGAGGAGAAAAAAGACCGACCATCAttcagctgatacacaacacaagaTAATGCAATTTACACTGTAAACAATACACAACATACATTACTGATTACTATatggttagaaaattttgaggGAGAACTGTTGGGCGGTTGAGAGAAAAATTGAATGTTGAGCTTGCTATTAAGAAACTTTTGTGGATTTAAATATATAGCCCCAGGTGAAAAAGTGAAAATGTCCCATGATAGCTCACGCACTGTACAGTGAACAGTTTGAGAACACAAGTACACTTGACAAGGTACCAAATAATCCACATTGCTGTGCATCTGGATGATAGCATAAACTTTCCATCTCCTTTTCAAGAATTGACATAAATATCAATTGCCAGCTCTGGATGTAATTGatctgtttttttgttgttttgtttttgctttGTGCACTAAATTGTGTTGTCCTGTTTACTTAATTGTCCTTGTAACCGTATGTGTTTTTGTTACTCCAacaaggaagaacggctttgcCAATGCAATCGTTGAGAGTTTATAATAATCAATCAAcgcaggattgggcagagtttgcctctctgcccacagtttgaCATGAAGACTTTCTTTTATTGACtattattactttttaaaaaaaatctatcGATCAATCTAACAGCAGAGATAATAGACTCTTTTACTGATTTATTAGTTTACTATATAATTTGACATTGCACTACAATCATGGATATGCACATGAGTTTTAGCAATTAAATATTTCCTTCATTTTGTCTGACAGTAGTACTACTGTAAAGCAAAATATGTGTAGGAAGAAGAGGGGCCATGCCCAGCTGCCTCCAGATCTCATGACCTCTGGTGGTACTGCTGGAATTGTATTGTAGCTCAACCGCTAGATTGTGTAGGATCTTAAACAACTAGCTATAGCAAACAGCTAGATGTAGTCCATGTTGAACGATGTCGAGTTCGGATTAAGAAGCCGTACAGATACCGAGGACAGATACGTACGGAACCACCACGCGCCTCCGGCGCACCACGCACAGCACCTGACCTGGCATTACACTGACCCGCTCTCCGGTCGGGGACCCAATGCAAACCGTATCATACAAAATTATAAACAGTTCCTATAATTCAATTACAGTACATACCGACGTTTCAGCCATTGTACACAAAAACCCTGACTGCCTCTCGGACTCCCTAGAAACCGAATTACTGCACAAATATATAAGAGTATGGCGCCTTTTACAAGTCGCGCCGCCCGCCCCTAAGCTTGAGAGACAGGCTTGACTAGTACTACTGTGTAGTGGAATATCTGTAAATGTGCCACTAGCTGTTTTAGCTGCCTCAGCTAATACATCTGAGTCTTCCTGCCTGCACGGCTCACTGCAGCCGGTTTCTCAATCTTCACTGCCCGGCGCTGACTTCCGCGGCGAAATGAGTCTACCGGCATAGAAATtgaacttcaggtttccagaatctggaatctatcatggaacaagACACATTTTTAACtcttatcttagttaaatacaCTGAATAGTTCCTAACATGAACACTTATAGCTAAGCATGCACGCCATGCAGTTGTTCATGCATGAGTGTTAgctatgattttggtgaaaagatcgagatactctatataaagcagtcaggtaatataaactactctaatatatcagtcacttagctgtataTAGTGGAAAcctcttttcaaaattcctgcatacgcTCCTGCATACGCTCCTGCacggtagctagctatgtggtcAAATCAGATTGTCCCAGACAACAACCGGCAGTCCCCTTCTCTACTCTGCATTTCACCCCAATCATCCTGCATGAGTTATTAACTACAACAGGAGTAACCAGCAACTCAGTAAGAGCTGCATGACTTGCCCTTTGAACTCAGTTCAGCATCTTGAGACTGCATGCCAGGGCCAGAATACAAGCAAGACTATAAAAAGCCGaagtacctgtaaattaggGAGTTTTGTTCAGTCCTGTTACTATGACACCATaactatatgtgacctgattatggaaaatcagtcttaatgtcacacaTGAAATATAGAAATGTACACTTACAGTGTCACCATTAAAACacttatgtatatatacatgcattgcAATTGTTTAAATATCTAATCAAGGTGCATGCATGAAGCTGAGTTTGGAATGTCTTATTGTGATCATAAATATcgagttgtaaaatgtgacattataagggtgattttccaaaatctggtcacatattaagcccagaactatagctagttacagcttgCCATCATCACTGCATGACATCCATTAAAACAGTTATCTGCATGTATATATTAAAGGAATTACTTGAACAAATCCATCAACTATACATGTAGTAGCTATACTTTTGACTTATAGTATAGGCATCAATGTCCATGCATGCATTTCCCTGTCAAGGAGAATATTCTTAGCAAAGAACCGCCCAGAATGGTCAGAAGAAAGTATAAACATTGATCGATGTTGTTTCCATTGTCGTATATCTACTTGTGCATGGAGTAATAATTATTGCATGACGTTGTGTGATACATGTGTGTCCTAGGGCTCATGCACTCATTATAAATGTTTGTTCCTTTCATCAGTAATGATGATGGTCCTCTCTCTGACTCTCTACAGCTAGTGCAGGCATAggcggctccaggatttttggcgACTGGCatggtttctgatcaaaagcACAACTAGATTTaggtgaagacaaaaaaaagagAAGAAAGTTGACACCTCCTATAGAATGGTTATTCTCCACTAAATAATATTTGTatcactatatagctactaaagcacataaaaatctTTATACaaaacttcatagtttgctacactacttctctgaaaactgtgactgctacattagagtgactgactgctctattagagtatctaaacgTGCATGACCAGTttccggaaacctcagaaacccccctgcATGGAGCTGCCCCTGCAGTGCAAGCACTAATTAAGTACACAATTGTGCTCACTTATTTTAAACTTCTTATACTTTCAAGCATTTGCTGTTTGGAAGCATGCATGTGCTTGTACTTGGGCACTTTATAACAAAGCATGCACAAAAGCTGACTAGTTCTTAATTAATAATTAGTTAAACTTAACTGCCAAAATGTATACTATAGCAGAAAATCATATCTACTTTCTTCTGATGTTCTGGCTTCCTGCACTGTGCAAGTTGGAATCATTCAAAGAATTGTACTGCATAAAGGCAGAAGAAAATGTTGCCTTGCATGTACTGTAAGTAAATTTGATTTCTGCATGTGGATGGAGGCCATATGTAAACACTGTCAAGACAATATCAATGGAAACATGCAGGCAATCAACAGAAACAGCTATATAGCACAAGGGACCATGTCAACTAGAGAATTATAGAAGACTTGGTCACATGTGTTAGGTTATGTGAGTGCATGTAATTATAAATGGGTTGATAGTGTTGTTATGTAATGAGCATAATTTTTCATGCACATGCAGACCTATATAGCTGCAGACACCTTCacctgcacagtaaaaacaaactagtgaacgtcactactaatggctgccacaatactcactatttttgcaATATACCAAAGGCAAAGAAACCATGGTCACATGATGTTGTACATGGCTTCTGTCTTTCATTTGCATGTGgttatggcttcttaatcattGCTTTATCAGAAATGTGACTACTTTAATCTGCTGCCATAGAAATGGGTCACTCAACGTCAGATGAGTTGTgatgaacgtcactactaaatgtagtgaacgtcactacttaaaagtagtgagtattgtggcagagcaattcactactatttttttacagtgtgCAATAAACAATCACAATCATTGCAATACACAgcacaaaatgtaaaaaaaggagAAATCAAACAAACAGCAATTATAAACATGTCAAACAAACTCCATCAACAATAGCACAGAGTCAGTAGCTCTTTGCAGAATCTTTTCAGCAGACTAGCACTTATTATCATCCTATATAGGGAAAATGTTCTTGTGACTATATACTTATCAATGACACGCATGCAAACACAAAGGCAGCACACAAACACGCCAAGTCAAATTACATTGTATAGTATATACATGTGCTGTCATTACATGTCCCCAGCTTGTACTAGCACATAGACAAGCTATatagggaggtctgggggcaggGAAATTTTTATGCTCTAAAAATGACATATGGTGTTAAGGCTATTATTGTACATCTAAAATCTCTTTCTGCTTTTCGTTAACATCAAGAATTTATCCTAGTAATTTTGTGCTATggtaccaattaattcaattttatATCTaactagtagctaattttactttcatgatgCAAAAGTATTCTGAAAGTGCATGGGTTTGGTTACAGAAgctaatgcatgacatgctTGATGCCATGCAGATGAATCTCTGAAACTTTTGATTTGAAGACAATCAACATAGATGTAATGGCTCAGTGtaattagaacagtcacattttatatTCTACATTGAATGCTTtgagatgactgttctattagaatatattgctatgactgctctatcagagtacgtatctcaatctttttgtATATTCAACTAGCTAAAAAGTGTATGGTCGGGCCAATGCTGGACCAGCTGGACAGTGGACCAGTCCTTAAGAGTAAAGGGTACGGGGACAAGGTAATTTTACTATCTTAACAATGTAAATGAAAAGTAGCCATGTCTATATTAATGACTAGATTGTATGACAAATAAAATTGTGCATGGGCCACAAAagcaaaatatatatattcaaaATAGCTATCTTAAGATCAGATCTGGGGTACTTTCAGGTTAAATGGTAACTATCTTTAGACTATTAGAATACATGACATTGACTCATAGTGTTCTTACTAGCTGTGGTGCATGCAGGTTGCTACACTGTATGTATCTTAGTCTGACTCAATGAGCTCagtcaccatttacaactaccCTTTTAGCCACAACCAGCCCCTTTTTGCCACTGAATAGAATGAAACAGTAAAGGCTTTGCAGTTGGCTGTCCTAGTAAAGG containing:
- the LOC136239583 gene encoding structural maintenance of chromosomes protein 5-like isoform X1 is translated as MAETSLNDGRSFFSSALSPVMPSCQDDKRGVKRLKTQSPAGAAEKKPKEEYLKGSIVRIRLHNFLTFDDVELIPGAKLNVIAGANGSGKSSIMCGICLGLAGNPNLLGRAKELKDFVKYGKSEAFIEIELFNPSGHNPVIQRQIHCDNNSSTWILNGKSCQLKEVKEVVSDMNVQIANKCQFLPQDMVVEFARMNSYEVLEETEKTVGTTEIFELHQKLKNMKTGHKDIYKTLQGKEELLEKKTRDNQMIENDVSQAREWQHAITCLRILIEKRSWKFYGVARKHYLETKKNKNKAESVWKRIHDEHESLENQIKHLDSVIQSLSKNEQECKKKINDKRKEIQKDRDTLNQLDNEIDKAEDEFVDKKIQEHQRQSKLAHKRTEVEGMERLLATMAPMDKCHPVEEVDVIDLTLDDDQDEEESDLEDDEEVRQLFSGTGNIRLQILWGQNKICYNIVRWLRKNRHCFQRAIIEPMILVANCRDQQYMKQVEGFLNNYHKFSFIAQTEEDMIKLKEEVREKLKLSVDVILDPKAMSNSEDVNKYTPFYGIDEMRQYGFDQWMINLIDAPAPTLRVLCKYHYLHNVLVAKDMSPEQITRVVDEIGHRVRKFFTSSENVTVIISKYGSRVKSAILQFLYEPEYLGFPQDDVKVEVKPLITNGNGEKIVIDLDEFEEKEKKHIKAIRKRKTNSSQDRAKLTSTINTLRIQLSELENSAIDLVAEQDTFKQAVLKLRHDQVECMQKIAALVCSLTTDQREYTIAQLQQQAVVMQKEQVQ